Sequence from the uncultured Draconibacterium sp. genome:
CTCGCCAAGTGCATCCAACATGTGTTTTTTGTCGCCGCTCATTACCAGGATCAGATCCCCGGCTTCGGCTCCTGTTTTTTCTGCCCAGACTTTCAGGTCTTCCTGCGAGTAAAATTTATCTACCGACGATTTGAATGAACCGTCTTCGTTACATTTCACATAAACCAAACCTTTGGCACCAATTTGCGGGCGTTTCACCCAGTTCGTAAGACCGTCGAGTTGTTTACGTGTATATTCAGCACATCCTTTGGCACAAATGGCACCAATGTATTCTGCCGAGTCGAACACCACAAAATCTTTTCCTTTTACGGTTTCGGTAATATCGTTGATCAGCATTTCGAAACGGGTATCGGGTTTGTCCGATCCGTATTTCTCCATCGCTTCAGCATAAGGCATCCACGGGAATTCATCTACCTCAACGTTCAGTGTTTCTTTGAACATGTGGCGGGTTAATCCTTCAAACATTTCCAGCACATCTTTCTGCTCCACAAACGACATCTCGCAGTCGATTTGTGTAAACTCCGGCTGACGGTCAGCACGCAGGTCTTCGTCGCGGAAACATTTTACAATCTGGTAATAGCGGTCGAAACCGGCAATCATCAATAGCTGCTTGAAGGTTTGCGGCGACTGAGGCAAGGCATAGAACTGGCCTTCGTTCATTCGCGATGGCACAATAAAATCGCGAGCTCCTTCAGGAGTCGATTTAATTAATACAGGCGTTTCAGTTTCGATAAAATCTTTTGAGTTCAGGTAATTACGAACGGCATGAGCCATTTTCGAGCGTAACACCAGGTTTTCACGTACTACATCGCGGCGCAAATCGAGGTAACGGTATTTCATCCGCAAATCGTCGCCACCATCGGTATCGTCCTGAATGGTAAACGGCGGAAGTTCTGCCGGGCTTAACACTTTAATTTCCGACAAAGCGATTTCCACTTCACCTGTTGGTATATTTTTGTTTTTGCTCTGACGCTCACGAACCGTTCCCGTTGCCTGGATTACAAATTCGCGTCCCAGTTCCTCAATTGCATCGGCAACCGCTTTATCAGTATTCTCGTCAACCACCAGCTGTGTTATGCCGTAACGGTCGCGTAAGTCTACAAAAGTCATGGCTCCCAGGTCGCGGACGCGTTGCACCCAACCGGCCAGAGTTACTTCATTTCCTGCATTCTCAATTCGAAGTTCGCCACAAGTATGTGTTCTGTACATGATATCTTTCTTTTATTTAATGTCTGCAACAAAAGCCCAACTTCGGCGTTATGCTTGCCCGAAAAATACTCGATTACATCAGTAAACTCCGTTTTTTCGGTCTTCGCAAGCCTTGAATTTGCCCTTTTCTTATCAGACACTTACGTTTTCTTGCAATATTATTCAGGGTGCGAAAATAATGATATTTTGGCAATTATATCTGACATTTAGTACTGTTATTGGAGTTAAGAGGTTTTAATTAGGAGAATATTTCGTTTTGATTCATTTTCATTAGGTGGTTCGCAAAACGGTGTCATTTTTTGTGGAATGAAATTTGAATAATCCTGAAAAAACAACACTATGAAAACCTTAGCTTCAATCGTAATCCTGTTTCTGTTCTCGTCATGTTCCACATTCTATTTCGTTCCGTCCAGTGAGGATTCCCCATCTTCAAAACGTTCAGTTTATGGATCGTTAATTTTAAGCGAAAAGAGCAATGTAATAGTTAGGCATGGTTCACACCGGGATAATCGCATAAGTTACTTTTTCGAACCAGGTAGTCCATACATTGGGATAATGTACTCTACTAATCCCAGCTATAATTCTTCATCTGTTAAAATAGACACTGAATGTATGACTGACAGATAAAATTGAATGGATAGCACAACCAATATATCCAAAAAAATAACACAAAGTTCCTCCACGCACACACGAAGTACCATAAAGATTTATTTACTTCGCAGTAATATTTCTTGATTATGATTGAACCGTTTAACGACGAATATTTTATGAAAAAAGCCTTTGCAGAAGCTGTTCAGGCTTTTGACGAAGGCGAAATTCCGGTTGGAGCCGTGGTGGTATCAAAAGGAAAGATAATTGCACGCGCCCACAACCTAACCGAAACATTGAATGATGTAACCGCGCATGCCGAGATGCAGGCCATTACTGCAGCAGCTAACTTATTGGGCGGAAAATACCTGAATGACTGCACGCTTTATGTAACACTGGAGCCTTGTGTAATGTGTGCCGGAGCATTGGGTTGGTCGCAAATTGGCAAAATCGTTTATGGCGCCTCCGACGAAAAACGTGGTTTTAAAAAGTTTGCAGCCAAAGCACTTCACCCCAAAACAGAAATTGTTGGCGGTATTTTTGAAACCGAATGTGCAGAATTATTGCAGGAGTTTTTTCAGAAGAAAAGGAAATAAAAAACTTCAGTTAATACGATCAACAACATCTTTTAGAAACCACCTCACCCTGCACAGCCGGGTACTCCTCATGACAGAAGGAGAAAATTCGAATCAAGCCTCGTTCTCAATTTTTTGAGTTCCCCGAATAATTTTAAACTGCCATCTTTTCATCACAATATTTTTGCTAAGTTTGACTTTCTAATATTTTTAAAAACAATTTTGAGTCTATTAGAATATTTTACTAAACCAAATAAACAAAATGGCTGAATTTAAAAGACTTATTTCGCTTGACGCCTTCCGTGGATTTACAATTGCCGCAATGATCATGGTTAACAATCCGGCTACCTGGGGCCACATTTATCCGCCGCTGGAACACGCCAGCTGGAACGGATTAACACCAACCGACCTGATATTTCCCTTTTTCATATTTATCGTTGGAGTATCGATTGCATTGGCCTATACCAAACGTTTGAACGCCGGTGTTGCCAAAGGCCCGATGTACCGAAAAATCGTATTTCGCTCACTAAAAATATTTGCGGTTGGTATTTTACTTTGGTTATTCCCCAGCTTTAGTTTTGAAGATGTGCGGATTGCCGGCGTTCTTCAACGAATTGCCATTGTATTTTTAGCCTGTGCCTTTTTATTCCTGAACTCGAAATGGAAAACTCAGGCCATTGTTGCCGGAGCTTTGCTGGTAATTTACTGGCTGGTGATGCTATTTATACCAACACCCGGTTACGGCAAAGTAATGTTGGAACCCGGTGCCAATATTGCTGCCTGGATCGACAGTAAATTTCTGCCCGGTTACTTATGGCAGGAAACCTGGGATCCGGAAGGATTGCTCAGTACTCTTCCGGCTATTGCAACCGGAATTACCGGAATGCTGGCAGGTCATTTGGTGCTGAGCAAACTACCTGCTGAGCGAAAAGTCATCTACCTTTTCTCCTTCTCGTTTTTTGCTTTTATAATCGGCTTTTTCTGGAATTACATTTTCCCAATTAATAAAAACATCTGGACCAGTTCGTTTGTGATGGTTACCTCGGGATTGGCCGGAATGGTATTGGCCACAAGCATCTTTTTTGTTGATATTCTGGGTCGAACCCGTTTTACAAAACCGGGAATTATATTTGGATCGAATGCCATTGCCGTTTATGTTCTGGCTGATGTGTGGCGCCTGCCCTTTTACTCCTGGAAATTTGGCGGAAGCAGCTTAAATAATCATTGGATGAGTATGTTTGAAAATGCCGGCTGGAGTTTGGAACTGGGCAGCTTTTTGTATGCCGCCCTGTTTATTGGCTTTAATTTTATTCCGGCATGGATTCTTTATAAAAAGAAGATATTTATAAAATTATAAAATTTGAACGCGGATGACACTGATAAAAATGATTTTCACAGCGATTTATCAACGATTATCTTCTCAATCAACGTCACCGGCGTTCTAATCCTCTACAATCGAAAATCCCACCTGGTTGAGATCTTCCCAGAAACCCGGGTACGATTTGGTAACCACCATCGGATCATCAATCTGCATGTTGTACCCGGCCAAAGCCATTGGGGCAAATGCCAGTGCCATCCGATGATCGTGATAAGTTCTTATTATTGGATTTTCTTCCTGTTGCTCCATATCAACGCTTCCATCCCAGGCCAATTCTCCGTGTTCAGGTTCGGTGATAGGAATACCAAACTTCGCCAGTTCGTTTTGTAACGCGGCAATCCGATCGGTTTCTTTAATCTTCAACGTTTTTAAACCTGAAAAGTGAAACGGAATATTTTTAGCCACACACAAACACGCCATGGTTTGCGCCACATCAGGGTTTTCAATAAAATCAAGTACCAGTTTCTCAGGCTGTCGGTTTTTGCTTTTTGTTAACAAAACCCCCTCAGTTTTTTGTATTGAAGTAACACCAAACTGCTCAAACCACGAGGCAATATTAACGTCGCCCTGCAAACTATCAAGTAAAAGATTCTCCAACAAAATTTCGCCATTGTCAACCAGCGCCATAATCTGGTACCAGTACGAAGCTCCCGACCAGTCGGCCTCGCAGGTAAAATCGAGGGCAAAATATTTTTGCTCCGGCACAAAAATCTCGTTATCGTCCCAGCGGTACTGAATGCCAAATTTTGCCATCAGTTCCAGCGTAAGCTTTATGTACGAGCGCGATGTGATATTGCCTTTCAGCTTTAAGGTCAGTCCGTTTTCAATGGTTGGAGCAATTAGCAAAAGTGCAGAAATATACTGACTTGACACACTTCCATCCAACTCAATGGTTTGCCCTTTTAAATGCGAACCTAAAATTTTCAGTGGCGGACAGCCTTCATTGCCCAGGTATTTAATTTGTGCTCCCAGTTGGGTTAGCGCATCTACCAAAATTGCAATGGGACGTTGCTGCATGCGCTCCGATCCGGTAATCTCCCACTCGCCAACAATTT
This genomic interval carries:
- a CDS encoding nucleoside deaminase gives rise to the protein MIEPFNDEYFMKKAFAEAVQAFDEGEIPVGAVVVSKGKIIARAHNLTETLNDVTAHAEMQAITAAANLLGGKYLNDCTLYVTLEPCVMCAGALGWSQIGKIVYGASDEKRGFKKFAAKALHPKTEIVGGIFETECAELLQEFFQKKRK
- the aspS gene encoding aspartate--tRNA ligase produces the protein MYRTHTCGELRIENAGNEVTLAGWVQRVRDLGAMTFVDLRDRYGITQLVVDENTDKAVADAIEELGREFVIQATGTVRERQSKNKNIPTGEVEIALSEIKVLSPAELPPFTIQDDTDGGDDLRMKYRYLDLRRDVVRENLVLRSKMAHAVRNYLNSKDFIETETPVLIKSTPEGARDFIVPSRMNEGQFYALPQSPQTFKQLLMIAGFDRYYQIVKCFRDEDLRADRQPEFTQIDCEMSFVEQKDVLEMFEGLTRHMFKETLNVEVDEFPWMPYAEAMEKYGSDKPDTRFEMLINDITETVKGKDFVVFDSAEYIGAICAKGCAEYTRKQLDGLTNWVKRPQIGAKGLVYVKCNEDGSFKSSVDKFYSQEDLKVWAEKTGAEAGDLILVMSGDKKHMLDALGELRLEMGKQLGLRDKNVFKPLWVVDFPLLEWDEESKRFYAMHHPFTSPKPEDIELMDTDPGKVRANAYDLVINGVEIGGGSVRIFDSELQSKMFSLLGFTKEEAEAQFGFLMKAFKYGAPPHAGIAFGFDRLVSLFAGLDTIRDVIAFPKNNAGRDVMIDSPSAVAEAQLEELNLKLDLKEKK
- a CDS encoding 3-phosphoshikimate 1-carboxyvinyltransferase, which gives rise to MIYQVKTDIKEIKGTINLPASKSISNRALIINALSYSPYPIRNLSNSDDTKVLTAALFSNSNKFDIGHAGTAMRFLTAFLAKIVGEWEITGSERMQQRPIAILVDALTQLGAQIKYLGNEGCPPLKILGSHLKGQTIELDGSVSSQYISALLLIAPTIENGLTLKLKGNITSRSYIKLTLELMAKFGIQYRWDDNEIFVPEQKYFALDFTCEADWSGASYWYQIMALVDNGEILLENLLLDSLQGDVNIASWFEQFGVTSIQKTEGVLLTKSKNRQPEKLVLDFIENPDVAQTMACLCVAKNIPFHFSGLKTLKIKETDRIAALQNELAKFGIPITEPEHGELAWDGSVDMEQQEENPIIRTYHDHRMALAFAPMALAGYNMQIDDPMVVTKSYPGFWEDLNQVGFSIVED
- a CDS encoding heparan-alpha-glucosaminide N-acetyltransferase domain-containing protein → MAEFKRLISLDAFRGFTIAAMIMVNNPATWGHIYPPLEHASWNGLTPTDLIFPFFIFIVGVSIALAYTKRLNAGVAKGPMYRKIVFRSLKIFAVGILLWLFPSFSFEDVRIAGVLQRIAIVFLACAFLFLNSKWKTQAIVAGALLVIYWLVMLFIPTPGYGKVMLEPGANIAAWIDSKFLPGYLWQETWDPEGLLSTLPAIATGITGMLAGHLVLSKLPAERKVIYLFSFSFFAFIIGFFWNYIFPINKNIWTSSFVMVTSGLAGMVLATSIFFVDILGRTRFTKPGIIFGSNAIAVYVLADVWRLPFYSWKFGGSSLNNHWMSMFENAGWSLELGSFLYAALFIGFNFIPAWILYKKKIFIKL